Below is a genomic region from Bradyrhizobium sp. 1(2017).
GCGGCGGCAATCGTGGTCAATATACTGCGCTCACCGACTTCAGTCGTTTCACGCGCAACATCGATCCGGTGGACATGATGCGAAGATCCGCCCGACGCGCCGCGATCACTTCCCTCGCAACGCCGGCAGAGAAACCGCGGGAACCCGTGCTCGCAGTTCTCGGTGTTTACCGACATGGCAGGTCGCCTTCATAGCTCGATCCGCCCGAGGCGCTTCGCGGCAACGTCGGACCCTGGCCCGAGCCGAAACCAACCAAATCGCTCGTGGGGCGGCACGCAATCAGCATGTCGTTGAAATCCATTCCCGCGGGAGGACGCGCGACACGAACCCGACGACCTTCCCGCGCCCAACGGCGCGCGGCGGCCATTGCCGCGGCCTCACCTGGCGCATCGGCGTCGGCGAGGACGACAACGTCCCGCTCGTCATCCGGGAGATCGAGCCTCCGCAGGCCCGAGGTCGAAAGGGCCGCCCACGTCCGGTGTTCCGTTGCCTGCATCGCCGAGAGGCACGTTTCGATCCCCTCGCCGATCAGCAAAACGCCACCCTGCCCGCCGAGGCGAACAATCCCGCCGCTGCAGGGCCCCAACATCATTTTGGCGGTCTCAACGGGTGCCTTCGAGGTGCCATCGCGCGACAGGAATGTCCGGTGGATAGCAGTCGGCGCGTTGCCGATTGCGCCGGTCACCAACGCAACCATGGCGGGCCAACGAGACCCCTCCGGGTGCCGCAATCCATGGTGAAAACGAATGGCAGGGGGAATTGCGACCGTGAGACCACGCCGCCGCAGATAAATCTCAACGAGCGAGCCCTTTGCGCAGGTTGAGTTGTTCCAAACCTCTGCTGCCCAAGAAGCAGAGCCGCAAATGCTGGCCTCTTTCGATACCGCCGCCTTGGCAATATCAGACTCCCGCGCTCCAGCGAGATTCGATCCCGGCCAGAGACCGAGGAGCTTGAGTGCCTCGATAACCGACTGCTGATCGCAACCACCAAAGCAATGGACAAGCACGATCCCGTCGCGGCCGTATCCAAGTGAGAGGCTGCCAATCCTCTCTTCGTGGGCAGGGCAGCGACACATGAATCCGCAAGCCGTCCGTTTGGCACCGCCACAGGCTGCTGCGATTTGCTCAATAGAAATCACATGCGCTCTCCATTTAGCGCGCGATGATGTTCGCCTTGCCGCCTCAGTTAGCCGCTCAACATTCTTTCCAGCGCGTGCCGCGGGACAATCCAACGCCGACCCACTCGAATTGCAGGCAACTCGCCGGAATTAGCGGCTGCATAGGCACTGCACTTCGAGAGACCCAGAATCTTGCATCCCGCTTCTTCGACAGTGAACGTCGAGCGACCGTCCCAGCGCCGGTCGAGGACACGCGGGGCAGTCGTGTTTTCCGAAGTAGTCATATTCAGTCTGTTCCAGTTGACCCTTTATGTCAACTATTGTAGGGCTACATTCTGTCATAACAAGGGCTATGAAATTGAAGCAGCAACAGTTCAAAATCACCCTCGGGGACGATCTTCGCGCGAAACTCGACAGTTCCAGTTCGCTCAATCTCCGGTCGATCGCGGAGGAAATTCGCCAGCGGCTGGAAATGTCGTTCGACATCCAAGGTGACGGTCACACGCTCGACCTGATCTACGCGATCCTGTTTCTCGCGCACGAGATCATGCGCGACTTCGGCACGACGTGGTGGGGTGACGAGAGGGCGCGATCTGCGTTCATGGCGGCGATCGCCGACCAGGTGATGAGCTATCCGATCAATCCCGCCGATCTTGCTGCGAGACCACTGGTAACTTTGGGAACACCTGAGCAGCAGGCAGGGCCCGAAGATCCGCCGGAGGTTATTGGCCGCGCTATCGCTCGAAACTACCGCCGGAGAGTTCGGCCACTTGGTTTCCGATCCGACAAGTTCGACATCAGCCGCTTCCGGGAGCTGATGCAAAGCGACAAAAAATGAATCGCTTCGCTTACGGCGTGAAACCACACGACACGCCTCGCGCGGGCGAATGACGAAAGATCTGCCGGAAATTCCGCAGACCGAGCTTTAAGGGACGTTCGTAATGACCGCAGCAAAGCCAGCACTCACCGAGACGAGCGTTGACGCGACGCCTAAGTCCGCTCCTCGCCGCATGCTCACCGAGACACAGGTGCTGGAGATCATCCCCGTGAGCCGCACCACGCTCTATCGCATGGAGAAGGCAGGCCGGTTTCCGAAGTGCACTTATATCAGCCCCAACCGGCGCGTCTGGTACGAAGACGAGATCGTGGCGTGGCAGAATGCGGTCGATGAATTCGATCCGCGTCGGGCCCGGGGCAAAGGGCGGCGCGTGCGCGCGATTGCTGCTGTTGG
It encodes:
- a CDS encoding DUF7146 domain-containing protein, coding for MISIEQIAAACGGAKRTACGFMCRCPAHEERIGSLSLGYGRDGIVLVHCFGGCDQQSVIEALKLLGLWPGSNLAGARESDIAKAAVSKEASICGSASWAAEVWNNSTCAKGSLVEIYLRRRGLTVAIPPAIRFHHGLRHPEGSRWPAMVALVTGAIGNAPTAIHRTFLSRDGTSKAPVETAKMMLGPCSGGIVRLGGQGGVLLIGEGIETCLSAMQATEHRTWAALSTSGLRRLDLPDDERDVVVLADADAPGEAAAMAAARRWAREGRRVRVARPPAGMDFNDMLIACRPTSDLVGFGSGQGPTLPRSASGGSSYEGDLPCR
- a CDS encoding helix-turn-helix domain-containing protein, translating into MTTSENTTAPRVLDRRWDGRSTFTVEEAGCKILGLSKCSAYAAANSGELPAIRVGRRWIVPRHALERMLSG
- a CDS encoding helix-turn-helix transcriptional regulator: MTAAKPALTETSVDATPKSAPRRMLTETQVLEIIPVSRTTLYRMEKAGRFPKCTYISPNRRVWYEDEIVAWQNAVDEFDPRRARGKGRRVRAIAAVGRKPNTR